From Microbacterium croceum, a single genomic window includes:
- the murQ gene encoding N-acetylmuramic acid 6-phosphate etherase, with the protein MLNDDALNDDTRLTALLSVLEGLGTEASTTERGDLDLFGTVELVQRMNAEDARVPLAVAERTAEIAAAVDGITARFRRGGRLIYIGAGTAGRIGVLDASECPPTFGTDPSMVIGLIAGGETAIRSAVENAEDDADAAEASLRELALAECDTVVGISASGRTPYVVGGLDYARSVGALTVAIASNADSAIGAAAEIAIEVVTGPEFISGSTRLKSGTAQKLVVNMLTTLSMIKLGKTYRGVMVDLQATNEKLHARSIRTVAQLAGVGVDEAADALASARGSVKLAVLMLATGATADASASALADADGILRDAITALS; encoded by the coding sequence GTGCTGAATGATGATGCGCTGAATGATGACACCCGCCTGACCGCTCTCCTCTCCGTGCTCGAAGGACTCGGTACGGAGGCATCGACCACCGAGCGCGGCGACCTCGATCTGTTCGGCACCGTCGAGCTGGTGCAGCGGATGAACGCGGAAGACGCGCGCGTCCCGCTGGCCGTCGCCGAGCGCACCGCTGAGATCGCGGCCGCAGTCGACGGCATCACCGCGCGCTTCCGTCGGGGCGGGCGGCTGATCTACATCGGCGCAGGTACCGCCGGCCGTATCGGCGTGCTCGATGCGAGCGAGTGCCCTCCGACCTTCGGCACCGATCCCTCGATGGTGATCGGGCTGATCGCGGGCGGTGAGACCGCCATCCGCTCTGCCGTCGAGAACGCCGAGGACGACGCAGACGCGGCCGAGGCCTCGCTGCGCGAACTCGCGCTCGCCGAGTGCGACACGGTCGTGGGGATCTCGGCATCAGGCCGCACGCCCTACGTCGTCGGCGGACTCGACTACGCGCGCAGCGTCGGCGCCCTGACGGTCGCGATCGCCTCGAACGCGGACTCCGCGATCGGTGCGGCGGCCGAGATCGCGATCGAGGTCGTCACGGGTCCCGAGTTCATCTCCGGGTCGACCCGCCTGAAGTCCGGCACCGCGCAGAAGCTCGTGGTCAACATGCTGACCACGCTCTCGATGATCAAGCTCGGCAAGACCTATCGCGGAGTGATGGTCGACCTGCAGGCGACGAACGAGAAGCTGCACGCGCGGTCGATCCGCACGGTCGCGCAGCTCGCGGGCGTCGGGGTCGACGAGGCCGCTGATGCACTGGCATCCGCCCGGGGATCGGTCAAGCTCGCCGTGCTGATGCTGGCGACCGGCGCGACGGCGGACGCGTCGGCATCCGCTCTCGCCGACGCCGACGGCATCCTGCGCGACGCGATCACCGCGCTGTCCTGA